Part of the Nocardia higoensis genome, ATTTCTATGCCGTGAGCGGTTGGGAGGCGGTAAACGAGGCGGTCACCCGCTGCGGCGATTTCTCCTCCAACCTGACCGCCGCGATGATGTATGGGCCCGCGGGCACGATCACCACGTTCCCGATGGGTGAACTCGGCGGTCCCACGCAGGCATTGGCAACCGCGGACGAGCCGACCCACGGAATGCACCGCAGAGCTCTGCTTCCGCACCTGGCCGCCAAACGCATTCTGGCCTGTGAACCGTTCATCACCGAGACCTTCGACCGGCTGTGGGACCTCGCCGTCGATAACGGCGGGATCGAGTGGATGTCGGCGATGGCGAACAACCTGCCGATGACGATCGTCGCGAAGATCATCGGTGTGCCCGACAGCGACGTCGACACACTGATCCGCTGGAGTTACTCCGCGACGCAGGTGGTCGCGGGGCTGGTCTCCGATGACCAGATGCGGGACGCGGGAGTCGCAACGCTGGAACTTGCCGCCTATATCGCCGACCGATTTCGGCAGGCCGCGACCGGCCGGTGCGAGGATCTTCTCGGTGACCTCGCCAGAGCCTGTGCCATCGGCGAACTCGATGACATCGCGGCGCTGGCCATGATGATCACCTTGTTCAGTGCCGGTGGAGAATCCACGGCTTCGCTGATCGGTTCCGCGGCTTGGATACTCGCGACCGATCTCGACATCCAGCGGCGAGTCCGTGAACATCCCGAACTCCTGAGCGTCTTCCTCGAAGAGGTTCTGCGTTACGAACCGCCCTTCCGAGGCCACTACCGGCATGTCATGAGTGACACCGAACTGTGCGGAGTGCGGATTCGTGAAGGCTCGCGGCTGTTCCTGTTGTGGGGTGCGGCCAACCGAGATCCCGCGTACTTCGACGACCCCGCCGAATTCCGGCTCGATCGGGTAGCGGCCAAGAACCACCTGAGTTTCGGCCGGGGACCGCACTTCTGCGTCGGCGCTGCTCTGGCGCGACTCGAAGCCCGGATCGTAATCGGCGGACTGCTGGATCGAACCACCACCCTCCGAGCCGACGACGCAGGACGGTGGTTGCCGAGCCTGCTCGTCAGACGCCTGGACCACCTGCACCTGAACATCGGATGATCGGCCAGACAAGTGCGTCCGAGTGCCTCGCATGCGGGATCACGGCGCTCACCGCCGGGCCCAGCATTGTGCGAGGGAACTGGGGTCACCTCGGTCATGCGCCAGTCCGGCATGGCCGGTGAACGCATCGGCCGCGCTCGTCACAGCGGGCCCAGACCTTTGCCCAGCACCGAGTCGGCCTGGAGCAGCAGGACATGGCCATGACCGCGTGGTTGCCGGCATCAGTAGAAGGACACCGAGCGCGATCTGAAACCAGGCCACCACGGGTGACGGGCCGTCGTCGCCGGAACCGATCGCGTCGGCGAGCAGCACGGTCACGGTCGTGACGGCCGGGATCCAGCCGATGGCGAAAGCGGTGCGGTGGCAGCGGCGTTGTGCGACATCACCATCGAGACGATCGCCACGATCGGGATGGACGAGAGCGCTACGCCGATCGCAGGCGGAGCAGGTCACCGATCACCGTGATCATGGCTGCGCCCCACCGTCCGAGGCGGAGGGACGGTCGCCTCCGGTCGGTGGTCCGAGACAGTCGACGGTGTCACCTTCGGGCCCCTTTCGATGGCGCAGTGACAGCGGCTTCGACCATGATGCTTGCGAACGACGCGCACTTCACCCGGCGTGAGGGAACTCGCGTCCGGCCGCTGATCGGCAACGGCTGGACATTCCGGCTGATTGCCCGAATGCTGTTCGTGCGCCGAAGTGTCGGCGGGAACTCGTGGTAGCTATCCGAAGGAGCAAGGTCGATGACGATTCGTCGCCACCGGACCAGGGTCACGGCAGTCGCGCTCGGCTTCGCGCTCGCCGCGACAGTGGGCGTGTCCGCATGCAGCAAGACCGAGCGCTGGTGTGAACTCGATCGCGGCGATGTGCTCGTCGAGAACTATCACTGTGAGAACAACGAGCCGGGCTACGAGTGGGAGCCCGACCACGACAAGCCGAAGTCGAAGAAGAAGCCGATCAAGACGTCGAAGAAGCACTGATTCCACGACAGGCGGCAACAGCGTCCCGCCGGTAGCGATCGCGACAGCTGTGGGCGTTTCCTGCCCATCGCCGCCGGGTACGCCCGTGACGATCGGCGACGCGACCACGCGCGCCGGAAATGCCCACCTGAAGGAGAGGGGGGCCACTATGGCCGCCGAAGGTGTCGAAGGGGTGCGGACGATCGTCCTGGACTGTCCTGACCCCCGGAAGCTGGCCGAGTTCTACGTGGCGCTGCTCGGTGGCGAAATTTTGAACGAGGAGAGCGACCGGGCCTGGGTCGCCCTGCTGGACCCGCAGGGCAGGCGGCTGGCCTGCCAGCTCGCGCCCGAGTACAAGCCACCCGATTTCCCCGATCCGAGGGCTTCCCAGCAGGTCCACCTGGACATTCGAGTGCGTGATATCGAGGTTGCCGAGCCCGCGGTCCTGGCTCTGGGGGCCACGCTCGTGGAGAAGCACGACACCTTCCGGGTGTACCGGGATCCGGTTGGGCACACCTTCTGCCTGGAATGGCAATAGGGGAGCGCGTCGCTGCGGTTTGAGCGCCGGTGCCTGAGGACTCGGCGGTGATCGCTCTCGGCGCGGCCGAGGAGACGTCCGGCTTCGGCTCAGCCGTGTAAGGCGGGCACCCCTCGGGCCACCAGGATCGATGCGAGGTACACCTCGGCGAACCTGGAGTTTCCGGACTGCTCAGCGGGCGGAGCGTATCGCGTCGGGCCTGCGACCACGGCGCTGTCCACGCGGAACAGCTCGGCGCCGGGTGGTGCGGGCCACAGCGGGCGGGCGCTCGTTGCCCCAGGCGCTCGCACTGCCTCTACAGTGTCCGAACGAGCGTTCACGGCCTGGTCGAGGCGGCTGTGATCGTCTTTCGCGCCATCAGAGGAGCTACCCATGCCGGACGCTGTCGACCTAACCGAGCCGGGCACCGGGGATGCGGCCGTGCGGCTGCGCAGGCGGCTGGAACGGCTGATCGGGATCGCGGCGTCGGAGGGCAACGCGCTGGTCGCGCTGCGCAACGGCGACGAGATCTTCCCGGCCATGCTGGCGAGTATCGAGGGCGCCGAGCACACCGTCGACATGATGACGTTCGTCTACTGGCAGGGCGATATCGCCCGGCGATTCGCGTACGCGCTGGCCGAGCGGGCCAGGGCGGGGGTGCGGGTGCGGCTGCTGCTGGACGGGTTCGGCAGCAGGCTGATCGAGAAGGATCTGCTGGAGCTCATGGACGAGGCCGGGGTGCGGGTCGCCTGGTTCCGCAAGCCCGCCTATATCTCCCCGTTCAAACAGAACCATCGCTGTCATCGCAAGGTGCTGGTGGTCGACGAGGAGGTCGCTTACACCGGCGGAGTCGGCATCGCGAAGGAGTGGTGTGGCGATGCTCGCAACGAGGACGAATGGCGCGACACCCATGTGCAGGTGCGCGGACCGGCGGTCGACGGAATCGCGGCGGCGTTCGCCCAGGGCTGGGCGGAGTGTCACGACGAACTCTTCGACGAGCGGGACCGGTTCGTCGAGCACTCCCGGCCCGGCGAGGCCGTGGTCCAGGTGGTGCGCGGCTCGGCCAGTGTCGGCTGGCAGGACATGCAGACCTTGCTTCGCGTGGTGATCGAGTCCGCGCAGAAACGGCTACGGCTGGCGACCGCGTATTTCGCACCCGACGCGTTCTTCGTCGACCTGCTGTGCGCGGCCGCGCGGCGCGGGGTCGAGGTGGAGATCCTGTTGCCCGGGCCGCACACCGACCAGCGGGTCTGCCAGCTCGCGGGCCAGCACTTCTACGAGCAATTGCTGGCCTGCGGCGTGCGCGTCTACCAGTATCAGCCCACCATGATGCACGCGAAGATCATCACCGTGGACGGCGTCGCGGCCCTGGTCGGTTCGACGAATGTCAATCGCCGCTCGCTCGACCACGACGAAGAGGTCATGCTCGCCGTGCTCGACGAGCCGTTCACCGCCACCCTCGACGGCCATTTCGACGAGGACCTCGAGTCGTCGGTGCTGATCGAGTCCGGCCGGTGGAAACGGCGTTCGGCGCTGCAACGCGCCAGGGAACTCGCCGTGCAGCCCATTCGCCGCTTCCTGTGAACCCCGCATCGCACGGCTGATTCGCCTGTCCCGCCGGTCGAATCCATCGACGGGCAGCGAATTCCACCGACGCGAGGGTCCTGCGCGGCTCACAGCGGTGGACCGACGGAGTGAGCTTCGTCCGACGGGCCGTCGCGGTCTGCATGATTGTCGCCGCGCCGGATATGCCTCCAGGGATCCGAGGAATTTCCCCAACCCGCAGGAGGCGCAATGTCGAAGATTCTGTTCTTGATGTCGGCGGCCGATCACTGGACGCTCGCTGACGGCACGAAGCATCCGACCGGCTATTGGGCCGAGGAATTCACCTCGCCTTACGAGGTGTTCTCCGCGGCGGGCCACGAGGTTGTGGTGGCTACTCCGGGTGCGGTGCCGCCGACCGTGGATCAGGGGAGTTTGGCCGAGGAAGTGAACGGCGGTCCCGAAGAGGTGCAACGGATTCGGCGGGTGCTGGATGCGGCGGAGCCGTTGCGGCATCCGCGGGCGGTCGCGCGGGTCGACCTCACCGAGTTCGCCGCGGTATTCGTTCCCGGCGGTCACGGGCCGATGGAGGATCTGGCCGTCGACGCTGATTCGGGCAGGCTGCTCAACGACGCGCTGGCTGCGGGAATGCCCGTCGGCGTGGTGTGTCACGGGCCTGCCGCGCTGCTTGCCACGGCGAACGACGACGGCGAGTCGCCGTTCGCGGGCTACCGCGTGACCGCGTTCTCGAATGCCGAGGAGACGCAGGCCGGATTGGCGGACAAGGCGGCGTGGCTGCTGCAGGATCGGCTGGTGGGGATGGGCCTGGAGTATCGCGAGGGCGCACCGTGGGAGGCGCATGTCGAGGTCGATCGCACTGTGTACACGGGGCAGAATCCGGCCTCCGCACGGCCGCTGGCGGAGGAAATGCTCGCTACCGTGCGGTAGTTCGGTTGCCGAGACCGCCGTCGCCGTTTCGTGGTGACGGCGGTCTTTTCCGGTCGGATAACAGAACGGTGACAGCGAATTCCCAGTTCGCGCAGGGTATTCGCGGTCTGTCGTTATCGAACAGAAATATTTTGGACATATTCCGGCCCGGAAGCGTTCATCAGGTAGTCGGACGTCCATTCACTTGGTGGACAGCAGAGGCGGCGAAACTCTGGAGCGGCCTCGCGAGGGGTATTTCTACCGCCCCTGGACGGGGGCGACCGCTTGAACCTGATGAGGGGAAGTATGAGCTACAACCGCACCAGTGGGTTGCGCGGTGGTCGCGTCGTCGGCATCGGCGCCGCTGCTACCATCGCTGTCGGCCTGTTCTCGGCCGGCGCCGCCAATGCCGACACGTTCGTGCCGCTGCCCGACGGTGAGAAGCTGGGACCCGGCGTCACCATCACTCGTACCGGTGAGCACGCCGTCATCTCGCCGTCGCTGGCCGCCAACGGCGCGGGCCGCGTGGCCTGGGTGTCGGGTAACGCCACCGCCGACGTGACCGTCACCCCCGAGGGTGAAGAGGGCCCGAACAACGGTCCGGCCAACGCGCCCGGCACCAACAATTCCTCGACGCACGGCACTTCGCAGCTGAACACCGGCTACATCGTCGGCTGCCAGGTCGCCATCGGCGACGACGCGATCGCGCTCGGCCTGTCCGGCGGCATCGACCTCGAGAGCGGCTCCCTGGGTGGCTCGATCGGCCTGGAGCTGGGCCCCGGCGATGTGAAGTTCGTCCAGATCGAACACAAGGACATCACCGAACCGGGCGTCTACTCGGTCGAGTACCAGGACTACGAGATCCAGATCCAGGGTTGCGCGGGCTACGCCCAGGCGCGTGCCTACACCGTGGTCGAGATCATCGGCGACCACTACTCGAAGACCACCCTCTACGGGGCGCCGTTCAGCATCGGCTGATTCCGGGTCCGCTGCACACACCAGTCACAGCTGCCGCACGCACACGGCGCAGCTGAGGAAGAACTCGATCCCGGAGGGGATGCACCAAATATGAAGATCCGTAAGAACTCCATGCGGGCAGCCGGCGTTGTCGCCGCGGCGTCCGTCGCGTTCGGCATGCTGTCCGCGGGTGCGGCCAACGCCGACACCTTCGTCCCGCTGCCCGGTGGCGAGATCACCAAGACCTTGTCCGACGGCACCGTCGTGACCGTTCGCCTCGTCGGCGAGTCGGCCACCATCAGCCCGTCGATGGGCTCGACCCCGGTCCACCGCAACGCGTGGGTCTCGGGCAGCGCGCAGGTCGAGCTGTCCGGCGGCGAGAAGATCGGTGGCGCCATCTACCCCGGTTACGTGGTGGGTTGCCAGGTCAACATCGACGGTGGCGGCGTCGAGGGCGGCGTCGAGGGCGGCGTCGAGTTCGAGGACGGCGCGGGTAGCCTCGGCGCCGAGTCCGGCGCCGAGCTGACCCTCGGCCCCGGCCAGGCCAAGTCCTTCTACCTCCTCGACCTCGAGGAAGCCGACGACTACGGCAACGAGGATCACGCCAAGCGCAACAAGTTCAAGGGCAACAGCGGCTCGGTCACCTGGGCCGACTCGACCATCGGCCTGTCCGGCTGCGGTGGCTACGCCCAGGCGCGCGCGTTCGTGCGTGTGAAGGTCGAGACCGACAACGTGATCTCCTCGGTCACGCTGTGGGGTCAGCCGTTCAGCATCGGCTGATCGACGCACAGACCGAAACAGATTCTGTGACAGCGGGTTCGGCGTCATCGCCGGACCCGCTGTCGTTTGCCGGGAGCACGCGCTTAGCCGGAGGTTCGCCCGTGGGTGACACTGAAGCGGTGACCACGCAGCCCGAGCGCCCCCAGCCGCCCGTCCTCAGCGCCTCCATCGTGGCGCTCTCGCTCGCCCGTCGCGTCGAGGGCGAGCTCAACGCCGCGCTGGCCCACCTCGATCTCACCGTCCGCAGACTCGGGTTGCTGGGCCACATCGACCAGATGCCGGGGGTCTCGTTCAGCGAGCTGGCCCGGATGGCGGGAGTGAGCGTGCAGAGCGTGCACGCCACGATGAAGTCGCTGACCGCCGCGGGACTGGTGCGCGACCGCACCGCCAAACCGGGAGCGGCCTCGACCATCGAGCTGACCGCGCAGGGCCGCAGACTGCTGGACGAGGCACAGGACGTGCTCGCCGAGGTCGATGAGCGACTGTTCGGCGCGAAGGCGAACGCGGCAGGCCGCAAGCTCGGCGCCGCGCTGCGCAAGTCCTTCGAGTTCGGCGCGATCGGGTGAAACCCACACGCCGAGACGACATGCCGCGATGTTGCCGGTTCGTCCCCAGCGGGTGCGTCTCGATGCGCTCGCGGCTACGCTGACCGCGGGCGCGCTCGGCTCGTATGGGCGCGCGCGGCTCCGCGAATCGGATGGCGGGAGTTTCGACGATGGTCACTGCGTTGGTCAAGGGACAGAACGGTCCGCTGGCGGTCGACGGTGTGGTGGTGTCGGTGCGCACCGATGTGGCCGTGGATGTCTCGGCTCTGCTGGTGACCGAGGCGGGCACGGTTCGCACCGACGCCGACTTCGTGTTCTTCAACCAGCCTGCCGCGCCGGGGGTCCGGCTCGGGGCGGGAAACCCCGCTGCTCTGGAGATCCGGACCGCGCAGTTGCCCGCGGAGATCGACCAGGTGCGCGCGGTGCTGACTCTCGACGGCCCCGGCGCGCGTTTCGGCGACTTCGCGCCGCCGGTGGTCACCGTCTCGGATGCGGCCGGCGCGGCGCTGTTCGAGTACCGGATCGAGGGTCTCACCGGGGAATCGGTGGTGATCGCGCTGGAGGTGTACCGGCGCGGAGCGGACTGGAAGGTGCGCGCGGTCGGGCAGGGATATGCGGGCGGATTCGCCGATCTGGTGACCGATCACGGCGTGCGTGTCGAGCGGGAACCGGCCGCGTGGGAGGAGACAGCTGGGCAGGCCGAGGAGTCGCTGCCGGTGCGCACCGTGCCGGACGAGGAGAAGCTGTCGTTCGAGAAACGCGCCACGCTCGATCTGCGCAAGCGGGAAGTCGCGAAGGTACTGGTGACCGAACAGGCGGTGGGCGTGCGGGCGCGGGTGGTGCTGGTGATCGACAAGACCGGCAGCATGGCGAAGATGTACGCACGGGAAGTGGTGCACCGGGTCGTCGACCGGATGGTGCCGATCGCCGTCCAGCTCGACGACGACGGCACCCTGGAGCCCTACCTCTACGCCGTCGACTACCTGAAGCTGCCCGATATCACCGTCGCCGAATCGCAGCAGTGGTCACAGACCTACTTGCACCTGTCCGGCCGGCACGGCGGCTATGACTACGCGACGATCGGTGGCCGCAATGTCGAACTCCCGGTCATGCGCGCGGTCATCGACTCGCTGCGACCGGATCAGCGGCCGACGCTGGTGCTGTTCTTCACCGATGGCGGCTTCTCCCGCAAACGCGAGATCGCCGAGCTGATCAGGGAGGCGTCCGCGCTGCCGGTGTTCTGGCAGTTCATCGGGCTCGGTCAGGCCAACTACGGACTGTTGCGCGAACTCGACGACCTGGACGGACGTGTGGTGGACAATGCCGGATTCTTCTCGCTCGACGACATCGACAAGGTCGACGACGCACAGTTGTACGCGCGTGTGCTGGGCGAGTTCCCGGAATGGTGGCGAGCGGCGAAGTCGGCAGGGATCGTGCGCTGAGGAAGGAGCCGGCCGAGTGGTGGCTCGGCCGACCCGGCGGGCTCAGCCGATGACGGCGTTCATGATGGTGCCGGCGCTGGTGGCGACCGCGCCGCCGATCATCGCGCCCGCCACCATCTTCGGCGACTCGAGGCCGCCGCCGGACCACTTCTCCCAGGCGAAACGACCGCCCGCGTAGATGATGGCGCAGATGCCTGCCAAGAGGACGAACCAGGTGAGATACCGCACGAGTTGCAGGATCTTGTCGGACATGGGGGGAGCCTCAGGCGTCGGATTACCGATCTGAGCCAGGGTGTCGAGTGCTGCTGCGGTGTCGAGTGCTGTGGCCAGAATCATCGTCGTGCTACTCATTCCGGGTTCGGGACAAGGAGAATCGCTCTAGGAATGGTATCCGGTAATCCCGTGCGGCGCAGTCACCTCCCGCACGCGCCGCCTTCCTTGCGGGATGGTCGCCGGGTCGCGATCATGGTGGGGGCGCCGTGTAAGTCCTTGCGCCCGAATCGGTACTGCTGCAACGCGAGGTGGGACAGTGAGCATCATCCTGATGGCCGTCGGGGACACGGTTTCGACCTTGGCGCAGGTCGGGAATCCGACTCCGGAAGCGCCTCCGCTCTCGGACAAGATCATGCTGTTCGTCCGCTACGCGACCTGGTTCGCGATCCTGTCCGGCATTCTCAGCATCATCTACGCGGGCGGCCGTTTCGCCTGGGAGAAGTGGTCCGGCAGCGGCCTGCAATCACCGAAGATGGTGGCCAGCGCGATGATCGGCGGCGCGGTCGCCACCAGCGCGGGCACCATCATGAACGCGGTGATCGGGGCGTGATCGGCTGATCCGCCCCGCGTGGGCACCCGATGGGTTTGAATCGACTGCTATGAGCGAGTCGAAGCCGCGCGGTCGCGCCCCCGTGGTGGCCGAGGCCGACATCCGCAAGCAGGCGCGTGGCCTGCTCGCCGACCACGGACCCGACGCGGTCAGCCTGCGCGCCATCGCCCGCGCGCTCGGCATCACCGCACCCGCGCTGTACCGGTACTACGACTCCCGCGACGATCTACTCGCCGCGCTGCGTTCGGAATGCTGCGACGAGCTGGCCGCGGAGCTGTCCGCGCGGGTCGACGCGCTGGCCGAGGACAACGGGCTGGTCCAGTTCTTCGCCATCTGCCGGGGATTTCGGCGCTGGGCGCTGGCCAACACCCAGGAGTTCACCTTGGTGTTCGCCTCGCCGGGCGCGGTCTCCGGTTCGGTGTCGCAGCGGTTCACCGAGCCGTTCGGCCGGATCTTCCTCGCGGCGGCGGGCCGGCTGCTGACCTCCTACGAGATCACCACACCGGCCACCGATGTCATCCCGCCCGCCCTGCGCGAGGATCTGCTGGACTTCCGCACCGAGTTGCTGGTGGCGCTGTCGGAGTCGGGGCAGAAGTTCCCCGCCGAGAAGCTCGATCTCGGCGTGACCTACCTGATGACCCAGATCTGGGCGCGGTTGTACGGGCACGTCACCCTCGAGGTGTTCGGCAACTATCCGCTGCCGCTGTCGGAACCGGAGGTCATGTTCGACGCGGTACTCGCCGACTTGGCGCGCTCCTGGGGATTGACGCAGGACTGACCTGCGCTGTTCCGGGCGCCCTCAGATCCGAGCGCCCTTGCGTCGGTTGCAGGCCCGGCACAGGATCTGCAGGTTGGTCGTGCTGGTGGCCCCGCCCCGGCTCAACGGGATGATGTGGTCGAACTCGAGGTAGTGCCCGCTGCCGCATTCCACGCACCGGCCGCCGTCGCGTTGCCAGACCTCGGCCTTGACCTCCTGGGAGATGCTGCGCGAATCCAACTGCCCTGGCGTGAGAACCAGGCGCTTGGCCACCCGCAGGGCGCCTTCCAGCGCCGCGGTCACATAGTCGGGGTCGTCGACCTCGAAAGTGGCCCCGCCGCGGGCGGAGGTCGCCGCGACCGTCACCGCGCCGCCGTCGTTCTGTACCGAAACCACTCGCGACCAGGGCAATTCGACGCCCGCGCCGGTGCCGACGAAGCGGAGCTTCTTATTACTGGCGATCAGTCTGCCCTCGGTGCGCCTCGGGCCGCGCGCCAACGTCCTGACCTGGGTGGCGGGCCGATCCAGATGCACCTTCTCCTCGGAGTCCAGATGCAGGTCGGGCGTGCGGATCAACGGCAGGTCGCCCTCCCGCAATCGGCACAGCAACCGGCCTCGATGCACGCGTCTGCGCAAATCCTCCACCAGCGGTCCCGCCAGGCGCAGTTCCACCAGGGCGTGTTCGAACAGGTCGAACTCGGCCTGCTGGATCTCGCCGTCGGCGAAGGCGAAGGTGACCAGGCGCTCGACATAGCTGAGCCCGAGATCGCGCAGGGCGATGCGGCCGCGGCTCTCGTCGATGCGCTGGTAGCGCAGTGATGCCCAGAGGTGCTCCCACGGCTCGCCGATCGGCCCTGACGTGGTGAGCACCCGCCAGGCACTGCTGTGCCAATGGGTCAGGAACTCCTCGATCTCGAGGTCGCAGGGGGCGCACGCAGAAAGGCCGCCGAAGAACTTGCGGCGTCGAGGGGAACCGCAGCGCGGGCAGTCGCGAGGGTCGTCGTGCGTGCGCAGGTAGCTGTCGGACGTCCACTGAGCGCCGTCCCACCAGCGCATGCGGGCGGGCTCGGCGGGATCGGGGTGCCAGTCGGCGCGGTCGTGGTTCGGCGGTGGTGGCGGGGGAGCGGGTTCGGCCCGGCGACGGGTCAGGTCGACCGGCCGGGTGGACGGGCGCGGCGCCGGGCCGGGGAACGCGGCGGGAACGGCGGCGATACGAGCCAGCGGGAGGGTGTCGGCGCGGCCGGAAGGTGCGACAGCGGGGAGTCCCGGATCGGTGGGCGGGTCGCCGGGGTCCTGTGGCGACCGTGGTGTCGGGCGCGGCTCGGGCAGGGGAGCCGGTTGCGGATCGGCGGCCGGATGGCCGGACTGCCCGGACAGGGGCAGGCGACGGGTAGGGAACGGGGCTCCGGTCGGACGGTGCAGTGCGTGCGCGCGGTCGGCCCGCTCGGCGGCGGCGGAATCCGTGCCCGCGGCGGCGCCGGATTCGGGCACGCGGGAGTCCGGCTCGGGCGGGCCGGGCGTGGGCTCGGGTGCGGGATCACCTCGCCCGTCCTCGACAGTGGCGGAGCGCTCGGGAGCCTCGTCGACGCGGGAACCCGCGGCGGATTCGCCCTGGGCGGGCACGGAGGCGCGGGCTGCGGGCGCGTACTCGTCGGCGGTCCGGCCGAGGTGCCGGTCCGGTGCGGCGCGGCCGGTGCGGCGGTCGGACTCGGCACCGCGGGCGGCGGGGCGATCTGAGACGGAGGTCCGGTCCGCGGGCGGGTCCGGCTCGGGGGCCCGGCCCGCGCGACGGTCGGATTCGGCGGCTCGGAGGGCGCGACCGCGAGCGAACGGGTCGGTGGTGCGGCTGGTTCTCGTGCGGCGGTCGGGATCGTCGACGGTGACACCGAATTCGGTGACCAGGCCGGACAGGCCGGCGTGCCAGCCCTGGCCGATCGCACGGAGGCGCCACAGGCCGTCGCGGCGGTAGAACTCGCCGAACATCATGGCCGTGACGCGCTCGTGGTCGTCGATCTCGAAGCGGGCGATCGGTCCCTCGGCCGCGTGGACGGTGACGGTGAGCCCGGTGACGTCGGCGAAATTGCCCTGGTCGAGCGAACCACCGATCACGATCCGATCCACATCGCGCTCGGTGCGCGGCAGGGAGACACTGAGGCGGGCCGTGCCGGGGGCCGGTTCCTGGTCGAGGGTTACCGCCTGGGAGACGTGCCGAGGGGCGTTGTAGAACACCAGATCGCGGTCGGTCCGGACCATGCCGGACTCGTCCAGCAACAGCGCGTGCGCATCGACGGCGTGCTCGGTCTGCCATGAAATGGCCACGGCTAGAAGAGATGTCGGTACCGGTGCGTTAGCGCCCTTGCTGAGTTCCATCGTGCTGGCATCCTGCCACGCCCCTCCGACACGCCGAGCGTGCCGGTCCCGCGCGGTAGCCGAGGCGGGCGACACAGCGCGGGCGGCCGGGGAAATCCGGCGGGAGTCCGTCGAGGTCGGGCACAGTGGAGGGTATGACAAGCCCGAAGGGGAAGGGGCGCGGCAAGCCCGCGGACGGTCCGGCGCGGCCGAGCATGCCGCGGGTGCCCGGCCCGGCCGAGGTCATCGCGGCGGCGCAGGCGGCTGCCGCGGCGGCGCAGGCGGCGGCCGGGCAGGCCCTGGAATCCGCGCAGGCCACCGCCGGGCACGCCTTCGACGCGGCCGTGCGGCTGCCCCCTGCCTCGGCGCAACTGGCCGCCCAACTGCCCGACCTGGTGGAGAGTCTCACCCAGGCGATCGACCGGCTCAACACCACCATCGATCGGCTCGACCGCACACTCGCGCTCGCCGATCCCGCGTTCGCCGCCTACGACCGGCTGTTGCCACGGCTGGAAGCGATGGTCGCGCTGGGTGAGGACGTGCTGGGCGCGCTCGCGCGCCTGCCCGGGGTCTCGTCGCTGCTCGGGCGGGTCACCGGGGCGCGACGCGAGGAGGAGCCGCCCGCTCCGCCGAAGCGACGGCGCTGACCTCGTCCCGCGCGGTGGCCGCACGGTAGGTCGCGGCCGCTTTGAGCAGCATTTCGTGGTATT contains:
- a CDS encoding VOC family protein, which gives rise to MAAEGVEGVRTIVLDCPDPRKLAEFYVALLGGEILNEESDRAWVALLDPQGRRLACQLAPEYKPPDFPDPRASQQVHLDIRVRDIEVAEPAVLALGATLVEKHDTFRVYRDPVGHTFCLEWQ
- a CDS encoding vWA domain-containing protein yields the protein MVTALVKGQNGPLAVDGVVVSVRTDVAVDVSALLVTEAGTVRTDADFVFFNQPAAPGVRLGAGNPAALEIRTAQLPAEIDQVRAVLTLDGPGARFGDFAPPVVTVSDAAGAALFEYRIEGLTGESVVIALEVYRRGADWKVRAVGQGYAGGFADLVTDHGVRVEREPAAWEETAGQAEESLPVRTVPDEEKLSFEKRATLDLRKREVAKVLVTEQAVGVRARVVLVIDKTGSMAKMYAREVVHRVVDRMVPIAVQLDDDGTLEPYLYAVDYLKLPDITVAESQQWSQTYLHLSGRHGGYDYATIGGRNVELPVMRAVIDSLRPDQRPTLVLFFTDGGFSRKREIAELIREASALPVFWQFIGLGQANYGLLRELDDLDGRVVDNAGFFSLDDIDKVDDAQLYARVLGEFPEWWRAAKSAGIVR
- a CDS encoding cytochrome P450 produces the protein MTSLDGGLGLALFEDHNIQNPYPLYERMHRTGPVHRIGDSDFYAVSGWEAVNEAVTRCGDFSSNLTAAMMYGPAGTITTFPMGELGGPTQALATADEPTHGMHRRALLPHLAAKRILACEPFITETFDRLWDLAVDNGGIEWMSAMANNLPMTIVAKIIGVPDSDVDTLIRWSYSATQVVAGLVSDDQMRDAGVATLELAAYIADRFRQAATGRCEDLLGDLARACAIGELDDIAALAMMITLFSAGGESTASLIGSAAWILATDLDIQRRVREHPELLSVFLEEVLRYEPPFRGHYRHVMSDTELCGVRIREGSRLFLLWGAANRDPAYFDDPAEFRLDRVAAKNHLSFGRGPHFCVGAALARLEARIVIGGLLDRTTTLRADDAGRWLPSLLVRRLDHLHLNIG
- a CDS encoding MspA family porin, translating into MKIRKNSMRAAGVVAAASVAFGMLSAGAANADTFVPLPGGEITKTLSDGTVVTVRLVGESATISPSMGSTPVHRNAWVSGSAQVELSGGEKIGGAIYPGYVVGCQVNIDGGGVEGGVEGGVEFEDGAGSLGAESGAELTLGPGQAKSFYLLDLEEADDYGNEDHAKRNKFKGNSGSVTWADSTIGLSGCGGYAQARAFVRVKVETDNVISSVTLWGQPFSIG
- a CDS encoding phospholipase D-like domain-containing protein; its protein translation is MPDAVDLTEPGTGDAAVRLRRRLERLIGIAASEGNALVALRNGDEIFPAMLASIEGAEHTVDMMTFVYWQGDIARRFAYALAERARAGVRVRLLLDGFGSRLIEKDLLELMDEAGVRVAWFRKPAYISPFKQNHRCHRKVLVVDEEVAYTGGVGIAKEWCGDARNEDEWRDTHVQVRGPAVDGIAAAFAQGWAECHDELFDERDRFVEHSRPGEAVVQVVRGSASVGWQDMQTLLRVVIESAQKRLRLATAYFAPDAFFVDLLCAAARRGVEVEILLPGPHTDQRVCQLAGQHFYEQLLACGVRVYQYQPTMMHAKIITVDGVAALVGSTNVNRRSLDHDEEVMLAVLDEPFTATLDGHFDEDLESSVLIESGRWKRRSALQRARELAVQPIRRFL
- a CDS encoding MspA family porin, whose translation is MSYNRTSGLRGGRVVGIGAAATIAVGLFSAGAANADTFVPLPDGEKLGPGVTITRTGEHAVISPSLAANGAGRVAWVSGNATADVTVTPEGEEGPNNGPANAPGTNNSSTHGTSQLNTGYIVGCQVAIGDDAIALGLSGGIDLESGSLGGSIGLELGPGDVKFVQIEHKDITEPGVYSVEYQDYEIQIQGCAGYAQARAYTVVEIIGDHYSKTTLYGAPFSIG
- a CDS encoding MarR family winged helix-turn-helix transcriptional regulator, whose product is MGDTEAVTTQPERPQPPVLSASIVALSLARRVEGELNAALAHLDLTVRRLGLLGHIDQMPGVSFSELARMAGVSVQSVHATMKSLTAAGLVRDRTAKPGAASTIELTAQGRRLLDEAQDVLAEVDERLFGAKANAAGRKLGAALRKSFEFGAIG
- a CDS encoding type 1 glutamine amidotransferase domain-containing protein, with amino-acid sequence MSKILFLMSAADHWTLADGTKHPTGYWAEEFTSPYEVFSAAGHEVVVATPGAVPPTVDQGSLAEEVNGGPEEVQRIRRVLDAAEPLRHPRAVARVDLTEFAAVFVPGGHGPMEDLAVDADSGRLLNDALAAGMPVGVVCHGPAALLATANDDGESPFAGYRVTAFSNAEETQAGLADKAAWLLQDRLVGMGLEYREGAPWEAHVEVDRTVYTGQNPASARPLAEEMLATVR